GGCATCCCGACTACCGGCTCGACTGGCGGCGCTGTCACCGCCGGCCACAGGCGGCAAAGGAAGCGGCGCACCGCTGGGGCCTGCGCCTTCTGGAAGACCCGATACTGGATGCACGCGACGCGCATCCAGCTTGGCTGCCTGGCCATGCAGCCGTGGTACAGCTCTATCCCGACGCCGACCCGCCGCAGGATGCCGCCGCTTTCGCGTTCTGGCGCATCCCCGGCCACAAGCAACTGCTCCACGAAGGCAAAGGGCTGGCGTTGATCGCGCGCAGCCCAGGCCATTGCCTGCGCTACGCGCTCGCGCCTGGACTGGAAGACGGCATGGCCGTGGCATATGCCCAACGGAGCGGCACCGCAGCGCCTGTGCGCGATCATGCACGCGGCGCAACCTTCGCTGCCACCACGCCCAGGCCAACACCTTCCGCGCTGCTGGAACTGCACACCTTGCAGGCGCTCGACGCGACCCTCGCGGGCGCGTCCTTGCGCGAGGTCGGCGAAGGCTTGTTCGGCGTGGACGCCGCGGCCGATTGGTACAGCGACGGCGGGCTGCGCTCGAAGGTGCGCCGCCTGGTACGGCGTGGCGATGAGTTGATGCGCGGCGGCTATCGCCTACTAGCACAGCTTCCGCCGCTTGAGAAGGGTCGTTTTGAGGACGAAGCAAAACGGCCCTGAGCAGGACAGCTTGGTTTTCTGAGACTGCCTCCATCCGGTCGCGCT
The DNA window shown above is from Pulveribacter suum and carries:
- a CDS encoding DUF2285 domain-containing protein, which encodes MVDPHHVAHWYPTAAYLYVLWLDALALAWEYLRRHPDYRLDWRRCHRRPQAAKEAAHRWGLRLLEDPILDARDAHPAWLPGHAAVVQLYPDADPPQDAAAFAFWRIPGHKQLLHEGKGLALIARSPGHCLRYALAPGLEDGMAVAYAQRSGTAAPVRDHARGATFAATTPRPTPSALLELHTLQALDATLAGASLREVGEGLFGVDAAADWYSDGGLRSKVRRLVRRGDELMRGGYRLLAQLPPLEKGRFEDEAKRP